One genomic segment of Methanothermobacter wolfeii includes these proteins:
- a CDS encoding universal stress protein, with product MYSKILLPTDGSKHANKAAEHAIWIARKSGAEIIALTVMETSSLVSLPADDLIVRLKEMLEEEASRSLEAVKKLVEKSGAGVKITLRTDEGSPADAILRTIEKEEVDLVVMGTSGKHGLDRFLLGSVAEKVVRSAGCPVLVVH from the coding sequence ATGTACAGTAAAATCCTGCTCCCAACCGATGGCTCAAAACATGCCAACAAAGCCGCGGAACATGCGATATGGATTGCCAGAAAAAGCGGAGCTGAAATAATTGCTTTAACAGTCATGGAGACATCATCACTGGTGAGTCTCCCGGCAGACGACCTTATAGTACGCCTTAAGGAAATGCTTGAGGAGGAAGCCTCCAGATCCCTTGAAGCCGTTAAGAAACTTGTGGAGAAATCAGGAGCAGGTGTGAAGATAACCCTGAGGACAGATGAGGGTTCACCCGCAGACGCCATACTCAGGACCATAGAGAAGGAAGAGGTGGACCTTGTTGTTATGGGGACATCAGGCAAACACGGACTTGACAGGTTCCTCCTTGGAAGCGTGGCTGAGAAGGTTGTAAGGTCTGCAGGGTGCCCTGTTCTCGTTGTTCACTAA